The Plasmodium chabaudi chabaudi strain AS genome assembly, chromosome: 14 genome contains the following window.
tatataaaatggtgttacatattattgttttatctAGTTAAATGTAGAAGACATTGGTTAaggtatttatattatttaaaatatttccattaaattttaagaaaaacataaaaattatgtcattttaactttatattttttttccagtgaaataaaaagaatatttgTTGATATTTTGTAGGTgaattgtatttatttttcaattataataattagtggggaatataaaaacgaaaaagGTTACagtaaaattaaaactatatttggtagttattattttattcgtATTTATGAATTggtatattaaatattattatatattaataattttttatataatacatgaACTACTTTTTGAGagaaacaaaatttattatatacaaataatatttcaaataggaaaaaaagaaattatggttatttaaagtaaaaataatgaacatatttaatataattaaaaattatgcataaaaaacaaatatagaAAGCGGGCATGGTCTAGTGGCTATGACGCCTGCCTAACACGCAGGAGATCCCGAGTTCGATCCTCGGTGCCcgtattttttaatcttaaaataagtattatttttttatataataataattatattatttattatatttattcaataACAAACATGGATATAGAGTGTGGattgaaaatatacatgaataaaaaaaatattaataatggtgtagatatatgataaaatatttttaccaTTAAATAGGGggatgtatatattttttatttatactgtttaataatttattggGCATAtctaatataatttttacaagcattattttaaaactgTATTATGAAGGTTATAGAGTAACATTTTTGGTGTTGATTTTGgatgttcataattttatataagtaCTATAGGTTATACAAATGGTATATAACATTAAGAATTGGATATAAAAAGCATTACTTACATTTtggatattatatattgcataaaaaataagacaCATCACATTATTGTATAAGCATTATCAATTATGCGAATAattatgtatgcatatagcATAACACAATAAAggttaatttataaattatgctATTATCAACATTTATACTGTTACAAATGATTGTAATGCGTGTTTAATCAGTTCTTTATAATGCATATGCAAATGGAATGGTGTGCTTGCTTTTTATTAATCATGGTAATAAgggttttatatttaaataattaaaccTGTACAAATTTTACGAATTTTTGGATgaacataaataaacatatttataattgattatgcaaaattatttatcaagaataatataaaattaagtaaataataatcataataAGTTTGCAAtgcttataaaaaaattttaaatattttgttaaatcGTTTGACATAGCCGTGTGGGTATAAATcgcaaataaataataaaactagCGTAAttacattaaaaatgttcacgtatttattgtttttaaatgaataaatatgcataaattttatttaaaattaaatggaAAAAGGTCTCGCCGGGACTCGAACCCGGGTTAGAGGATTCAAAGTCCTCGGTGCTAACCACTACACTACGAAACCATATATACGCAAGtcaatatgtattatatttattataatttattaagctataaaatgataaatagtataatattttcccattttttttttattaaatgcaACAGTAAAATTAACACATTTATTTGGCAATACAAATATCAATATGgaattattttcctttattaattttgttaaaaaaaattataaaaatatttttgaaaaaaaaaaaggtttTTAACGCATTATTCATagatcaaaatatatataatgaatgtgatatatttaatttattgtaCCAAGAAGAATGTCATCGATCGtttaattatacaaataaagtatatgtattttatttacctttgaattattatataaaaagtatatattttttataatattcatatacTAATTTAGTTAGagttatatgcatatacaaaCTACAAAACAATTaagtaatattatattgtttaaattaaaacttAAAACCTAAAATGAATGCTTAAGTAAAACGTTAAAAACACATTAACAAAGTAAATAtcgaaaaatgaaaaaaactaaaaaatacatatgaatacaaatacaataattttCACATGTCTGCTCTCCTTGCAACACAATAAATGACGCACTATCAGAAGCCGTCACAAGAGAGAAagaaaattgaaaaaaaacaattattaaAACTTATATTTAGTATATGAATTTTATGGAATGTATAATGGTTGATTTTTTGATGATCTTAACCATCCGAAAatcttatatttatgtgcGAAAATTCTAAATCTTCTTTTAATCCTATAGCTTATACCACATAACATATATCCAAcattcaaatatatatgtcttatattaaataaggTATATAATGATAGCCATTTGTCCATACGTTTTGGTATATTTAATGCACCAACTAATAATTCTGAGTAGCTTAATTTGAAACTCGAACTTGTATTTTCATCTGCATcgattttaataattggagtatcattttttttatacaatgTATATGAATTTGTCATTTTGGTAATAATATCATCTATAGATCCAAATTGATcattaattatttctttcatAGGTTCAATCATATCCTGAGTGTGTACTACTTTCAAaacattataattatatatttttataataaaatcattgaaaaggaaattaaaacatttgATATCATTACAATTTAGAGAATCTACAAAAGTTTGATAAAATTCATCGACATGTTTTCCCTCGATGAAAGGTTCATATTCTTGAATACGAGCTAACATATtagtaaatttattttgatcGATATTTGCATCTTTTAATTTAGATACAATTTGCATAAAATGATCAAAATATCCTTGGTCTATAACATctaaaatgtatttaagTTCAGTTTCGTTTAATCTCTTCAAAGGTGGATAAATAATGtacttattaaataaattatattcgattatattatatatatctaatatatcaatattgggtgaatcatattttttttcactagataattttaatttttgtatggtatcatttatatcaaGGAGCATAACATTAATAAGAGGATTCATTTTTTGGGTTTTTGtataatcattattatttgtaagTGTCATTATACCTTTTTTAAGAACTTCATTTGGATTGACaatagaaaatttatttaatgaaattaaaCTATGTACTACTTTAATTACTAAATGGAAATTtctgaatatattttttttaggaatatatatattataaggTCTACTAAATTTTCCAAATTGCTCTTTGGTAgatgaatttattttttcagttATCATTAATGAATCGAAAACGAATGGTTCTATACTACTTTTTTGAAGGAAACTAGTTGGAGtgtcttcttttttttcatctaaGTTGGTAATTTGGCTTTCATTTTCGTTATTATCCAGATTAGCGTAATCATTACTATATTTTTGGTATAATAGCGCATCATGtttttcaacatttttGTTTGTAGCATCGTCagcattattattgttattgttCGTATTAGCAGCAGCTGAAGTTGAATCTCCATGTATACTTTCAGCTTCAGTTTCATTTGTGTCTTGTGTATTTGGAGTTGGTTTTATATTGATAGCATTATCTGAAAGACTTATATTATCAGATAGTTCAGAATTACTAATATTGTCATATTCTGAATCGGTTTCGGTTTGAGATCTAAAACTTCTTATCGATGTTGATGCGTCTGATAAATCATCGTCTTCTTCATTATCAAGTTTATCAACAATTtgattaaataatatatctttaaCAAGATGTTCATCATTTTGTAATTCTGCTTTCTCTTTCTGTTCATCTGATTTAGGTTCTAAATCGTCTTCTTTTACTAGACCAGTTTTATTGATAGTTTCAATATTGGGTCTTTCAGGATTTAAAATTAACcagtaatataaattaaaaggaTAATTGATAAAAGAACATTTAACTTTTTGATCATAATTACCAACAAATGATTTTCCTACTTGACTAAATAAATCTATAATATTGTCTTTATAAAAAGGTGCTGTTGTAgcttttgttttaaaatgtaCTATGATATTATCACCATCGGAAgtataagaaaaattacTAAATGGAATTAAAGGAATGTTtgtattttctaaaaatttttctaaatatacataattttgtaaCGAGTCATTtagcatatttatatcatcaaaggatatatttttagaagCATTTTTGGCTCCAGGCAAAAATTTGCTTAGTTTGCTCTTTGAACCACCTTGTTGTGcatctttaattttttcataatatggACTAATATctacaaatttaatatcATCATAAAGTAAATCTAACATTAAATAATCTTTATAAAAACTGTCTATATTATAACTCATAATTTTagatatttcattttttttcttcagaTCATCTATAGTTATATTATAAGTGTTATGGCCATCAATAGTATAACATTTTGCTTTAAagttcatataatttaaaggcattttttttatatgagtATTAACATTATTAAAGCTTTTGAAAAATGATTTGAAACTTTCAAACTCTAACattgaatttataataaaatttaagtaATTTTTGCtgactatatatataagtgaATTTTTAGCTGCAAAGTCATAATCTCCTGTTActgaataaaatttaataaacatataaaaatttttcaaaaataaaaagtttgTAAATTTCATATCAGttaaaagttttaaaaatccAATTAATtgattcaaataattttcaacTTCTATAGGCAATTTAACAAAGTTTAATATATGTCtgcttttatttatattgagAGCATCTGGTTTAATATGTTGATGGCGACTAAAATTACGTAAatctatattaaatttgttataaattattaaataaaagattttaaaaattctcTTTAAGATTTTGTCATTATTCACAGATGTGTCTGGAGCGAGTTTGAAATTGTTAATCATATTTCTAATAGtttctttatttgaaaCATATTTGAgtaatgtatatttaaatttatgaaaGACATTAGAATGTGTCAAAACATCttcaaatttaatatataccaATGGatatcttttattaaatatttcagCATTTTGGATTAATTCAAAATTCGTTTCAGGTGTTAAcgattttaataaattcttGTTTTTAAGCATAATtcccatatatttttgtgtttttCTTCTAAGACGAGATAATGatcttttataatttaataattttaggcgaagatattttaatggagtattataaaattttcttcttcGATCTAGGTATTTTTCTAATGTTAAATATCTTTTCCATGAAAGAcgattatttcttttatcaaTTCTTAATAAtgctaaatatattaatagatGTTTCACGGCTAAATCtgaattttcatttttaaacatttcATCTAATGTAAtatcttcttttttaaaaaataagtgaGTACCACAAAGGATATTTAATAGATCTTTTTGATTAATAGCTGCAAATTTTGTTGTttcattttgaattttatcagaattcataatataatcCATTCCAAGTTGggtattttttaatgtatttGTAACATTCTCTATACCCATTAAATTATCGTTTATAAATGGTGTAAAATCatagtataataaaaagaagcATTGTGCTGGTAAATTAGGATGCATTTCATAATCTGGCAAGCTTCCATTTTGTTCTATCAATTGGTCTATTATTCTATCCCTTACTTCATCTTTTGATTCTAATTCTAATTTTAagtattttgtatttttgaCAATATCATCTTCTAGAGAAAGTTCTATTTCTTCTTCAGGTTTTTTATCGTCAGTTGTGTTGTCTGTCTCTGTTCCTTCTGTATTGGTAGAAGTGCTATCgctatcattattattattgttgttGCTGTTTTTATTGTCAGAAAGtacattatcattttcttccatatttattttcttgttttttttagctTCATTAATCATGCCGATTGTGTGTGAATCATAATGGAGAGCATATTTATCTAGTTTGTAATAAGATTCTATGATTTTTTGTTGATGTAATTTAAATGTTTCCTCTAATGGTAATTCATATCGTTGaatatttgaataaataGAATAAATTAAAGACATAGATATCATGCTAGCAGCTTGTTCTAAATCGAAAAAGTTTACACGAATTAAAACATTGCTTAAAAGTGTTTT
Protein-coding sequences here:
- a CDS encoding rhoptry neck protein 3, putative, whose amino-acid sequence is MKNHWFYIIYFYLLLNVFSRCNGFQNKSMQSVPCDTNENRIGVTFNNKVVQGQHKIKINDGSNSEGYSFMSLKAVSIFNRFYIMRLTNSLLSRSMFSKDHFYRNVALYESLSRTNYFLYPIVLNDKNLKKIVSLMDASHFSQNKYETFKKRLMSTFNYPDFEVDDVVKNEMDQALAIYNKTRNDSYWNVVDALKSDGMLLAKTFISASFAHSVSGIVGVVNHELLNICFSNAYFINHIAPLDKFVMKNTFGSIISYVFRSYLIYFYPLIVPFRGAFSFMLSSICLMQFGKIVHTIYKNLKRLYRVSRRKFYYAILKLNLLKQPEAQLYAMKLLYGDALVLVSKIWKLSYVNVNDHLKGEEISPVLNNLFEKNLGTGFFDFSESLFKYVVKSLNEMNILTNEGANFENETELKSETIRKVLALLTVTRRALYYEETYMRIAVARILAKFYTLILVNINEISKIEPKEYFNTDVESKYMNIYQNQVNATSMHQIFSDITTKPFIKKNLRKINRGSIEFTMSLLKIRFFHYKPSLRHPYSSFHFDEKLKKHLNSAMELIISGSNSIIGNLAKYGERFNILKECPIDIATQLGRTCDDDDYEIKKLLFPLNIFINLLIPLYMNPNDILISDKIVPDILNFFDVMVDSQDLYLYKYLTSVVDFIFKHEKREMENIDYHAEINKIITKEIYVVIEEVNNEKIKSLKFNTYSIKKNDVFLHNTDGKLFKFTFNKENDKEKFSNLLQMIDYRDPLEYQSPYVDFKPLTSNNGTLAIQNHHQKFEGKIDICHMCLNEDDDVLVVNLIYHVLWSSGLDKFSAFVFSSLIGAVKQMYHKASPWNKALVDMVPTEFYHVHSIFMNKNSHLKNKSQNMFIKRIKHYGFHFNKYTFQSMFKTLLSNVLIRVNFFDLEQAASMISMSLIYSIYSNIQRYELPLEETFKLHQQKIIESYYKLDKYALHYDSHTIGMINEAKKNKKINMEENDNVLSDNKNSNNNNNNDSDSTSTNTEGTETDNTTDDKKPEEEIELSLEDDIVKNTKYLKLELESKDEVRDRIIDQLIEQNGSLPDYEMHPNLPAQCFFLLYYDFTPFINDNLMGIENVTNTLKNTQLGMDYIMNSDKIQNETTKFAAINQKDLLNILCGTHLFFKKEDITLDEMFKNENSDLAVKHLLIYLALLRIDKRNNRLSWKRYLTLEKYLDRRRKFYNTPLKYLRLKLLNYKRSLSRLRRKTQKYMGIMLKNKNLLKSLTPETNFELIQNAEIFNKRYPLVYIKFEDVLTHSNVFHKFKYTLLKYVSNKETIRNMINNFKLAPDTSVNNDKILKRIFKIFYLIIYNKFNIDLRNFSRHQHIKPDALNINKSRHILNFVKLPIEVENYLNQLIGFLKLLTDMKFTNFLFLKNFYMFIKFYSVTGDYDFAAKNSLIYIVSKNYLNFIINSMLEFESFKSFFKSFNNVNTHIKKMPLNYMNFKAKCYTIDGHNTYNITIDDLKKKNEISKIMSYNIDSFYKDYLMLDLLYDDIKFVDISPYYEKIKDAQQGGSKSKLSKFLPGAKNASKNISFDDINMLNDSLQNYVYLEKFLENTNIPLIPFSNFSYTSDGDNIIVHFKTKATTAPFYKDNIIDLFSQVGKSFVGNYDQKVKCSFINYPFNLYYWLILNPERPNIETINKTGLVKEDDLEPKSDEQKEKAELQNDEHLVKDILFNQIVDKLDNEEDDDLSDASTSIRSFRSQTETDSEYDNISNSELSDNISLSDNAINIKPTPNTQDTNETEAESIHGDSTSAAANTNNNNNNADDATNKNVEKHDALLYQKYSNDYANLDNNENESQITNLDEKKEDTPTSFLQKSSIEPFVFDSLMITEKINSSTKEQFGKFSRPYNIYIPKKNIFRNFHLVIKVVHSLISLNKFSIVNPNEVLKKGIMTLTNNNDYTKTQKMNPLINVMLLDINDTIQKLKLSSEKKYDSPNIDILDIYNIIEYNLFNKYIIYPPLKRLNETELKYILDVIDQGYFDHFMQIVSKLKDANIDQNKFTNMLARIQEYEPFIEGKHVDEFYQTFVDSLNCNDIKCFNFLFNDFIIKIYNYNVLKVVHTQDMIEPMKEIINDQFGSIDDIITKMTNSYTLYKKNDTPIIKIDADENTSSSFKLSYSELLVGALNIPKRMDKWLSLYTLFNIRHIYLNVGYMLCGISYRIKRRFRIFAHKYKIFGWLRSSKNQPLYIP